A genomic window from Glycine soja cultivar W05 chromosome 10, ASM419377v2, whole genome shotgun sequence includes:
- the LOC114370793 gene encoding putative expansin-B2, producing the protein MAPTLQRALSHLLTLVASLSILLVVPSSCFNPKKIVNASYASYSLYGSDWSPAVATWYGPAQGDGSEGGACGYGSAVGEPPFSSLMSAGSPLLFESGEGCGSCYEMKCTGNYACSGNSVRVVITDSCPGCGSDAQYHFDLSGTAFGAMAISGQDEKLRNAGKIDIQFRRVECNYPGVSISFRVDPGSNKEYFAILIEYESGDGDLDKVELKEAHASAQWYSMQRSWGAVWKLDKGSALVAPFSIKLTTLKSGKTIVANNVIPAGWIIDQTYRSIVNF; encoded by the exons ATGGCTCCTACACTTCAACGTGCACTTTCTCATCTGCTCACTCTTGTAGCTTCACTTTCAATACTCCTAGTGGTACCCTCCTCTTGTTTCAACCCTAAAAAGATTGTGAATGCTTCCTATGCTTCATACTCCTTATATGGTTCAGATTGGTCTCCTGCTGTAGCCACTTGGTATGGACCAGCCCAAGGGGACGGTAGTGAAG GTGGTGCTTGTGGTTATGGAAGTGCTGTTGGGGAACCTCCTTTCTCATCATTGATGTCGGCGGGAAGCCCTCTTTTGTTTGAATCAGGCGAAGGCTGTGGTTCTTGTTACGAG ATGAAGTGCACTGGGAATTATGCATGCTCAGGCAATTCTGTAAGGGTAGTCATCACTGATAGCTGTCCTGGGTGTGGTTCAGATGCTCAATATCATTTTGATTTGAGTGGCACTGCTTTTGGTGCGATGGCAATTTCAGGCCAAGACGAGAAGCTACGCAATGCTGGCAAAATAGACATTCAATTTAGAAG AGTTGAATGCAACTATCCCGGTGTATCAATATCTTTTCGCGTGGATCCTGGTTCCAACAAGGAATATTTTGCAATCTTGATTGAATATGAGAGTGGTGATGGTGACCTAGACAAAGTTGAACTCAAGGAAGCACATGCTTCCGCCCAATGGTACTCCATGCAGCGATCATGGGGTGCAGTTTGGAAACTTGACAAAGGGTCAGCACTTGTGGCACCATTCTCCATCAAGCTAACCACTCTCAAATCTGGCAAGACCATTGTGGCTAACAATGTGATCCCTGCTGGGTGGATTATTGATCAGACTTATAGATCAattgtcaatttttaa